Genomic DNA from Longimicrobiaceae bacterium:
CGGAGAACGCCGCGTACGCCATCTACACGTCTGGATCGACGGGCAAGCCGAAGGGCGTGCAGATCGAGCACCGCAGCACGTCCGTTCTGCTGCACTGGCTGCGGGAGGCCGTGACCGACTCGGAGCGCTCGGCGGCACTCGGCTCCACGTCCATCAGCTTCGACGTGTCCATCGCGGAGATCTTCGGGACGCTGTGCTGGGGCGGGAAGCTCATCCTGGTCGAGAACGCGCTCTCGCTTGCGGAGCTTTCGGTAGATGCGGGCGTGCGCCTGGCGACGATGGTGCCTTCAGCGGCGGCGGAGCTGCTGCGGATGGGCGCGATCCCATCTACCGTGCGCACCTTCAACCTCGGCGGCGAAGCGCTGCCGAACGGGCTGGCGCAGGGCCTGTACGCGCTCGGCCACGTGGACAAGGTGCTCAACCTGTACGGGCCGACGGAGGATACGACCTACTCCACGTGGTCGCGGGTGGAGGACGGCGGCGCGAAGGTCTACATCGGCCGCCCGGTCGCGAACACGCAGGCGTACGTGGCGGATGCGAGCCTCCAGCCGGTGCCGATCGGCGTCCCCGGCGAGCTGTACCTTGCGGGCGACGGGCTCGCCCGCGGCTACCTGAACCGCCCCGCTCTCACGGCGGAGCGGTTCATCCCCGACCCGTTCGCGGCCGAGCCGGGTGCGAGGATGTACCGCGTCGGCGACCTTGTGCGCTGGACGGACGCCGGCGTGCTCGACTACCTGGGCCGTCTGGACCACCAGGTGAAGATCCGCGGCTTCCGCATCGAGACGGGCGAGATCGAGTCCGCGCTCACCCGGCACCCGGCCGTACAGGCCGCCGCTGTGATCGACCGCGAGGACGCTCCGGGGGACCGGCGCCTCGTCGCGTACGTCGTGACCGCGGCGGACGTGGAGGTCACCATCGCCGAGCTGCGGGCGCATCTCAAGGCGTCGCTGCCGGACTACATGGTCCCGTCCGCGTTCGTGGGGCTGGATGCGCTGCCGCTTACGCCCAACGGCAAGCTGGACCGCCGCGCGCTCCCCGCCCCGCAGCACGACGCGGAGGCGGAATTCGTGGCGCCGCGCACGGACACGGAGGTGCAGCTCGCCGCGCTCTGGGCCGAGCTGCTGCACGTGGAGCGCGTGGGGGTGAACGACAGCTTCTTCGAGCTGGGCGGCCACTCGCTGATCGCCACGCAGCTCACCACGCGCGTGCGCAACCGCATGGGCGTGGAGCTGTCGCTGCGCACCGTCTTCGAGGCGCCCACGCTGGGCGAGATGGCCGCCCACATCGACGCCCACCGCCCCGCCAGCGACGAGCCCGCACCCGCCGCGCGCACGAGCCGCATCACCCGCCAGGACCGCCGGGGGACGCGGCCGGGTGGAGGGTGACAACGGCCCTCTCCCCCGCTCGTTCCTCGCTGCCCCCTCTCCCAAAACTGCCTGGGAGAGGGGGCGGTGGTGGCGCAGGTGGAAGCGGAGGCGTGGACCCCGGCCCCCTCGGAGGGATCTTGCTCGATGATGTAGAAAACGGAAGGGGCCGGCTCCGCGCGGAGCCGGCCCCTTCTGGTCCATCTGCCATCTGTGCCGATGCGGCTACATCACGCCGAGCAGGCTCCTGGCGCCGGTGCCCTCGGGAACCAGCTCGATCATCCAGTCGTTCTTACCGGGGGCCGCGCGCCCGAATCCCAGCGGTTTCACACCCGCTGTACCCGCACACCCTCCCGCCCAGCCTCGAACAAGCTCCCTCCCCCAGGCAGGTTTGGGGGAGGGCTGGGGAGGGGGCCCCTCGCCGCCTCAATCGAACCACCGGCATCGCCTTACCCCTCGGCCACCTCCCACGGCCGCGACCCGCTGCGGGTTCGGTCCAGCGCGTCGCGCATGAGAAGCGCGTGGTAGTTCACCTCCGGCTCGCCGGGCTCCGGCCGCCGCTGCACGTAGCGCCCGTCCGCCCGCAGCTCCCACGAGAGCCGGTTGTCCAGCAGCGCATAGTGGAGGATCTGCACCAGCCGCTCCTGGAGCGCGGGGTTCAGCACCGGCACCACGGCCTCCACGCGCTCGGCCAGGTTGCGGTGCCGCCAGTCCGCGCTGCCGATGAAGATCTCCGGCTCGCCGCCGTTCTGGAAGTAGTAGATGCGGTCGTGCTCCAGGAATCGCCCCACGATGCTGACCACGCGGATGTTGTCGCTGTAGCCGCGCACCCCGGGCCGCAGCCGCGAGTGCCCGCGCACGATCAGGTCGATCTGCACGCCCGCGCGGCTGGCGCGGTACAGCTCCTGGATGATGCCGAAGTCGTCCAGCGCGTTCAGCTTGGCGATGATGCGCCCCGTGCCGCCGCTCTCCTGCACCTGCACCTCGCGGCGGATGCGCTCCTCGAACACCCGCCGCATGTCGCGCGGGGCCACCACCACGCGCGAGTACTGCTGGTCCGGCGCGTACCCGGTGAGGAAGTGGAAGAGGTTGACCATGTCGAAGCCGATGGCCGGGTCGCACGTCAGCAGCCCCAGGTCGCTGTAGAGCCGCGTGGTGCGCGCGTGGTAGTTGCCCGTGCCGATGTGGCAGTACGTGCGCGGCCGCCCCTCCTCGTAACGCACCACCAGCGTGACCTTGCTGTGCGTCTTGAGGCCCACCAGGCCGTAGGTGACGTGCACGCCCGCATCCTCCAGCACCTCGGCCCACTGCATGTTGTTCGCTTCGTCGAAGCGCGCGGTGACCTCCACCAGCACGGCCACCTGCTTGCCGCGCTCGGCCGCCCGCAGCAGCGCCTTCACGATGGGCGAGTTGTTGCCCATGCGGTAAAGCGTCTGCTTGATGGCGAGCACCGCGGGGTCATCGGCCGCCTCGTCCACCAGCCGCTGCACGCTGGCCGAGAACGAGTCGTACGGGTGGTGCACCAGGATGTCCTCGCGGCGGATGATGGCGAAGATGTTCCGCTCCTCCTCCGTCTCGCCCTCGTGCTGGAACGCCGTGGGCACCACCGGCTCCCACGGGTCGAAGCGGTGGGCCGGCACGTCCAGGTCCGCCAGCTCCATGCAGTCCGACGGGGCGATCAGCCCGCCCATCTCGTACACGTCGTCGTCCCGCAGCTCCAGCTCGCGGGCCAGCATGGCGCGCACCTGCTGCGGCATGCCCGCGTCCACCTCCAGCCGCACCACCGGCGCGAACCGCCGCTCGCGAAGCTCTTCGCTGATCACCGCGAGCAGGTCTTCCGACAGGTCCTCGTCCTCCTTCTCCACCGCGGCGCTGCGGGTGATGCGGAAGGCGTGCACGCTCTCCACCTGCATGCCGGGGAAGAGCGAGGCCACGTTCGCCTGGATCACCTGCTCCACCGGCACGAAGTGGAAGCGCGCGAACGACTCCGGCACCGCCAGCCACCGGCCCTGCGCCGCGGGCACCTTGATGCGCGCGAAGTGCACCGTGTCGCGCGCCGCGTGGCGCATGAGCACGGCCAGCGACAGGCTCAGGTTGGAGATGAAGGGAAACGGGTGCCCGGGGTCCACCGCCAGCGGCGTGAGCACGGGGTAGATCTGGTCGCGGAAGTGCTGGCTGAGCGCCTGCTGCTGCGGCGGCCGCAGGTCGCCGTAGTCCGACACCACCAGCTCCGCCTCGCCGCGCAGGCGGGGCTTCAGGTCGCGCTCCCACGTCTCCGTCATGGCCTGGTGCATCTGCTGGGCGGCCGTGCGGATCAGGCGCAGCTGGTCGGCCCGCCCGTCGCGCGACATGGACAGCAGGCCCGCCGTCTCCTGCCGTTTCAGGCCGCCCACGTACTTCTGGAAGAACTCGTCCAGGTTGGCCGCCGTGATCGCCACGAAGCGCACGCGCTCCAGCAGCGGCGTGCGCGGGTCGCGGGCCTGCTGCAGCACCCGCCAGTTGAAGTCCAGCCAGCTCAGCTCGCGGGAGAAGTACAGCGACGGGTGGTCCAGCTCCGCCCCGTCCGGCACCGGGTTGAGCGCCACGGCGGCAGGGGTGATCCAGGGGATCGCCGCCTCGGCGCGCGGCGCGGTGTGCTCCTCCGTGGACATGCGTTTCGTTCGGGCTGGGGTAACTCGGACCGCGTACGGCAGATGCGCGGCGTTTCGGAAGATGCGCGGCGGCGGCGCGTCTCCCTCACCACTATACGCCGCGGCGTGCGGCGGCGACACCCGCCCGCTGTAACGGATTCCGCCCGCCCGCATGCGTCCGCCGTCCACGGCTCCGCGCCTTCGGGGCGCACACTGCGGTCGCACGCTCCCCCGAAACAAGGCTCACGCGGAGGCGCGGAGCCGCGGAGAACTGCGGGAGCGCGAGATGTTCTCCGCGTCCTCCGCGGCTCCCCGTGAGACCCGTTTGCGGGAGACGTGTGAAAGAGGCCGAGACTGTAGATGATATGAGATGCAGTTTCGTCGATCGAAGGCAGACAGGGTGTAGATCGCGCGCACGCGTACGTTTCGCCTCAACCTGCTCGCGCGCATCGTTTTCGGCCGCTTCGGGGGTGAAACACTTGCCCGGATGGCAGCCGTTCGTTTATTCTTCCGGTCCGCTACGCGAAAGCCGCACCTTTTTGGCCGCCGCCGCGCCCCCTCCTCCCCCGCCGCCGCCCTCCGCGGCCGGCACCGGTGCCCGTCCCCGGCCCCGCATCTCCAGGAGTTCCCATGGCAGACGACCACGCCCTCTACCTTGCCGGCCACACCTCGCTCCGCAAGCAGCTCCTGCGCGAGTGCGAAGAGATGGCCGAGTACGCGCTGAACACCGGCCGCCGCGTGCCCGGCGCGACCCTCCAGGTCATCCAGGACGCCATCACCGCCAACGAGTCGGGCGCCCCCATCGCCTCGGACGAGCTGCGGAAGCTGGGCGTGGCGCACGACTCGCTCTCCAAGCTGGTGCTGCCCGCCACGCCGTACTGCTTGGTGCTGATGGACGACGACAGCAAGCAGGGCGGCAGGCTCGGCTTCCTGGGCCCCGTCCCGCTGGTGCGGCGCATCATGGTGGTGGCCATCGTCTCGCTGATTGCGTTCGTGTGGCTCAGCACCAGCAAGGACGTGACGCCCGACTACGCGGACAAGATCGGCGGCGCGCTGCACGGCAGCGGCGTGGCGCTGCTCCTGAACGAGCTGTTCTACATGTCCGCGGCGGCGCTGGGCGGCTCGTTCACGCTGCTGTTCCAGATGAACCAGTACATCGTGCAGCGCAACTACGACCCCAAGTACGAGGCGTCGTACTGGATCAAGCTGGTGCTGGGCGTGATCGCCGGTCTCTTCG
This window encodes:
- the ppk1 gene encoding polyphosphate kinase 1, translated to MSTEEHTAPRAEAAIPWITPAAVALNPVPDGAELDHPSLYFSRELSWLDFNWRVLQQARDPRTPLLERVRFVAITAANLDEFFQKYVGGLKRQETAGLLSMSRDGRADQLRLIRTAAQQMHQAMTETWERDLKPRLRGEAELVVSDYGDLRPPQQQALSQHFRDQIYPVLTPLAVDPGHPFPFISNLSLSLAVLMRHAARDTVHFARIKVPAAQGRWLAVPESFARFHFVPVEQVIQANVASLFPGMQVESVHAFRITRSAAVEKEDEDLSEDLLAVISEELRERRFAPVVRLEVDAGMPQQVRAMLARELELRDDDVYEMGGLIAPSDCMELADLDVPAHRFDPWEPVVPTAFQHEGETEEERNIFAIIRREDILVHHPYDSFSASVQRLVDEAADDPAVLAIKQTLYRMGNNSPIVKALLRAAERGKQVAVLVEVTARFDEANNMQWAEVLEDAGVHVTYGLVGLKTHSKVTLVVRYEEGRPRTYCHIGTGNYHARTTRLYSDLGLLTCDPAIGFDMVNLFHFLTGYAPDQQYSRVVVAPRDMRRVFEERIRREVQVQESGGTGRIIAKLNALDDFGIIQELYRASRAGVQIDLIVRGHSRLRPGVRGYSDNIRVVSIVGRFLEHDRIYYFQNGGEPEIFIGSADWRHRNLAERVEAVVPVLNPALQERLVQILHYALLDNRLSWELRADGRYVQRRPEPGEPEVNYHALLMRDALDRTRSGSRPWEVAEG